Genomic DNA from Bacteroides zhangwenhongii:
GAGAATCATGCGGTGACGGTGTATCCATTTGCCTGTACGCGGGAGGATCTCAAATGAGCCGTCGATGGTGACGGGCACTACTGCCAGTTGTAAGTCATCCGCCAATTGAAAAGCTCCTTTTTTGAAATACCCCATGTGTCCGGTGAAAGTACGAGCCCCTTCCGGGAAAACGACCAAAGATACTCCGTCTTTCAAAGAGTCCTTTGCCTGCCGGATCGTTTCCAACACTTTCTTCGGACCGGACCGGTCTACAAAAATGTGCCCTGCGCTTTCGCAGGCTTTTCCAACGAATGGTAGTTTACGCAGACTTTTTTTCATCATCCATTTAAAGTTTCTTCCGATAAAACCGTAGATCAGGAATATGTCGAATGAACCTTGATGGTTGGGTACAAAAATATAGGAAGTCTTATCATGCAACTTTTCACGCCCTTGAATCTTTACGGGAATCAGCAGGAACAGACAGATTAATTGTGACCATATCTTTCCCGGATAATATCCCCAGATGTGGGCTCCTCCCAAAAGAGAACCTACGATGGTGACGAGTGCCGTAAGGATAGTCAACACTAATAATATAGGTAAAGCGATGCAAATCTGATAAATATAATAAAGTATCTTCATAGGGTTGGATTTTTGTCCTGCAAATATACATGATTATTGTAAAAAAGAGATGCGGATACCATATAATCTTTTCGATTGTGTTATTTTTGTCT
This window encodes:
- a CDS encoding lysophospholipid acyltransferase family protein, translated to MKILYYIYQICIALPILLVLTILTALVTIVGSLLGGAHIWGYYPGKIWSQLICLFLLIPVKIQGREKLHDKTSYIFVPNHQGSFDIFLIYGFIGRNFKWMMKKSLRKLPFVGKACESAGHIFVDRSGPKKVLETIRQAKDSLKDGVSLVVFPEGARTFTGHMGYFKKGAFQLADDLQLAVVPVTIDGSFEILPRTGKWIHRHRMILTIHEPIPPKGKGMENIKATMAEAYAAVESALPEKYKGMIKNEDQDR